From Zea mays cultivar B73 chromosome 3, Zm-B73-REFERENCE-NAM-5.0, whole genome shotgun sequence:
tccgcgtcctccTTCTCCTTCTCCGCGGCAAGCCTCCACGCGGCTCGGtccgccgcgtcctccgggaccggtggccggacgggtttataaatcctcaacccctggggacgaacaaaaatcccaacAATAAGAATCAAAGGCGTAGAGAACTCGGTGCAAAACAGAAGGAGGATtggacacttaccagggacacatacccacggTCGGGACGCATCGCGGGCTGGCTAAGGGCGCTGGCATCCGACCTCCCTACCGTACTTGTTACCCGCTtaaggaggtcgtcggcggagagggaggtcgaggacaaCCGCGAGTCCTCTGAAtcgacccccggcttcatctccacgagccgcaaccgccgctcggccaaagggagcaccctccgacgatggatagcggcgacgacccccgcagcggtaaggcccacatctcgtaacttctgtaaggcctgcagaataggctggagcttctcctggttctcgcgcgtggccccccagcgccagttagtgccggcggcggtcaccactcgttgagaaaacggcggaagcatcccgccgtcgttccggagataaaaccaccggttctgccaccccttgttcgaagatgtAAGGGAGGCAgtgatgtactgctgcgcgcgccccggcctcagctggagggtgcagccaccggcccgcaccgccatacggaccttcttcgccTTCGTCGTCGCGACGAAGAACTCCGcggaaaagagatgggtccacaggtcctaatgagggtcaatccccaaaaaaccctcgcaaaccgccgcaaAGATGGTCGCTTGCATGAtatagttggggttgaagttatgcagctccaccccgtagtggtgcaggagcgcccgcatgaagcggctcgctggcactccaaaccccagctcatggaaggggatgaaactgaccacataccccggcggcggagtcgggttAGCCTCGCTcgcgggggccatccactccggctgcggcccatcggagaggggacggagcagacCATCGGCAACGAGGGCCTCTAGATCCTCCACAGcgatggtggagaaaggccacgggtcgcgcggcggaatgacggtcaccttgtcagccatcgccgaatGGAGGTGGTGGAGGCAGAAGGGATGAGGTGggtggtttccttttctctggctgctctcttaggttgcggaaaccaaagcagaatgtaagcgcaaatggcagggtaaagaaccaccaccggcccctcttccgggtatataaaggcccgggcgagatccacccaaggcttcgcccgaacccgccgcggaattaaactcgaaggtgaaatggtctttctgttcctcgaacggctcgcgcacgcgcaacagacgccccgcgaatcgcccgtcctatcgcattaactccttggcagggcaagcgacacctccggcaggagaagcgggcgtcgtttcgcctccgtcatgatgaccgcatcaaaaaaggtgtgccaccttatttaaattcatgtctttttctttccctctctctctctcttgccacagggaccgggaaaggggttatttcgaaaaaggatccttcccagcgaaggaaacgggccccgagcccttctactgatcaggggttcgaaggttgcgcccttcggggttcggcaaccgccccagagcactcgggctccgagccctttactgatcaggggttcgaaggctggcccctcggaagggttcgacaaccgccccagagcacgcagagtcagggatgaccctgggtacgtccgttacatgaccgaggctcgggctacgctcccgaggtaccctaagacatttccgagaccagcgggaacgatttgtaacggaatcccaccggagggaggcatcgagccctcggaccctatcgaatgggcccgggtccggcaaatcacctgcatgtacttttggagcgcgcctctaggccactagccgacccttatcgaacggggctcgggcgtccactcggatcacccgctagcaactcactggaaacaccatgttcggtgccctccgagggtaacgtggcgctccccccttcctccttgcagaaaggcgacgaaggggcgtacaataaaagtcgagacggtccttgatcgtcctctcgctccgtgcagaggctcgagggctgctctcgcaccaggctacggccgaaccgttgaccacgtcaacaaaccagcgtgaaaactcagagcctgaccgtgcacctgggccacggccaggccgcatgagggaacaacaaggccgaccgaggcatcgcaaaaagaattaagacctcagaggagtcaaaccactcctccgaggcctcgggggctacacccgacgggtgcgctcgcgcgcacccatcggaacaaaacatgaccgagaagggctggtccccttgcaaaaatccggcagaacctccaagcgagtgcccgcgctccctttgaggctcgggggctactgtcgggtaccgtaattaggggtacccccaatactcctaaacgcGGCCGAAAAACATCTTCGGAACAAATCATACACGtctgataaagcgcggttcaagtcaaggccacgtctaccaagggacgcgacctcatccgagcccagcctcgaacgagaacagtagtcctggatgggttcacgcctcgcccgagggtcccctcagtcagcagacgcaccctcagctcacccgaagcccagcttgggcaggctttgtcgtgcagcgacctcgaccggatcgccctaccaaccgatcgtatcgcatgcgcatttaatgcggggatcgcctgacaccttatcctgacatgcgtgcctcagtcggcaaggtcgaagtgaccgcagtcacttcgcccctgtaCTGACCGTtccgacaggaaaacagcactattcgccccgctccggctactgtgccaaccaccagggtaaaactgagtcacgatctcccacgagttcggcctctggcgcaacagggagctccgcctcgcccaacctcatgcctcggcctcagcgctggcctcgggaggaggtctccgccttgcctgaccccaggcctcggccttagcctcggcctcgagaggagTTACGTCCTCGCCtaacctcggcctcggcctcaggagaagtctccgcctcgcccgacctcagcctcggaccaactacgctacaggggatgcatcattaccctactcctagctagctgcctcaggctatgaaggaacaagaccggtgtcccatctaaggttactccggcaacaggtaatgatggttccccgtgtgcgcccatgacgtcggttgctctcaaaccccctacggaagcaagcgaacgtcagcaggatccatgccgcaccgccagctatgcttctacagggctcaaggcacttctccgacagccacgttaacACGCgtacatagctacaccccattgtacagctgggcgtctccttgtatctataaaaggagatgtccagggccttcctaagacaCGTTCACGTTGGCACACGTTCACGTTGACACACGTCCACGTTGACACACGTTCGGGTGGACATACGTGGACACACACACAGAGACGTTGACATAGTGGGAGGCGGGGCAGACGAGACAGGCAGAGACGGACTCAcgcagggactctctctctctctcgctcgccctcgctctctcgcgacgcttgtaacccctactacgagcaccccggtgcgagataacataagcatcatttccctcttgtgttccatcttgcatcaactcatctgggcagggacacgcatcaacaaatttactggtcggttgacggtcctcgcgggtccgaaacgccgacagattgaCAACCAGATTTTCCCCCGGAGGGGTAAGATACTATATTTGTCTTGCGCTCGGCAGTCCatccaagacggatctagacgacgtaagaGTCGAATAGAAGtagaggtggatatgcggaaaaCTATAACTAAGGCTAggttacatctactcctagggcatgaATGATAAAGTAATGGTAAAtaaagtaattggttcgattgtaaTGTGTTCGGTGGTTCTCAATCGGCAataccccttcatatatatagggggAGGTCTCGACCGATTCCTAGGCGATAGCTAACAAATCACacatgattagatggataaccacgcacgagatgaGGATAATCGTCCGAGTTAATCTGATCGTGGGGGCATGGACCGTCCGCCACTTTTAGTGTTCAAcacatgccccctgccttttggtggagcttggcaaACCAAAAGCACCAGCAAACTTCAGAAACAATTGATCTCATGAGTTATTTTGTTCTcgaagtaaggactcagctcgatgcaagtcatcgactcttgtgatcagataatataaatatttgATAGAACTTTGATGGATAGAGGCCGTTTCGGATTGCATCCTCTTCGTCCATGTCTGCCTGATCAACatgtcaataggcaaaaacttgtggtgcccccagCTCGAATAAGCAAATGGATTGAGCCAGCAATACAGATTCATCGCATAGGACAACACATTGATGATGGATAGACCGGGAAGCACCATGCCATCCCTGGAGGAGGATGGCCAGACGATCTTGGCTGTGCTACCTTTTGGGTCGGTTTAGTTGGCCTTTGCTTTCACACATATCATCGTTTTGACTTCATTTGTTTTATTGGTCGGTTGTGTGGAACgaccttcttcatatatttagcaAGTAGCTGATCAAAAGTAGGGCTAACTTTGCTGAGTCGGCCAGACATCTTGGAAGTGTTTTGCTTCCAAATACCTGTTTTGGAACATTGTGGTCTAACGGTCTGAGGTTGCTGTTGCTTCTGGTCGTCTGTGGACTGTCCTGCCTTcatagccggactgtccgcgcctgtcCTGGACTGTCCGGCCTTAGTACCTGGATCGTCTGCCATCCGCGGGATAGGCGACCATTATCGGGTGTTCGGTcgtgcttgccccccagtgcctCATGTATTTTTTTGTCTGAAGCCTACCAAGTAACCACTCTGCGTGACATATTTGGCGTGCAAGGATTACCAATGATGATATTTTTATATTTGCTTTTATCGGTCACACATGGACGAACTAAGACTTTTTTGCTCGTCGGCTCTAATGTGGTGATAAGGACAGGTGGCCTGTCAATCTTCACCTCGTTTTGTAATCTCAATCGGActtcgtttatagccgattgtatttgccgacggaagacaacacaatcattggtgtcatgaagaaaggagtcatgCCATTTACAATATACACACCCTTTTAATTCTTAAACAAGAGGAATTATATGTGATAATTTAATATTACCATGCTTAattaactcatcaaatattttatcgcacttagcaatattaaatgtgaacttaaatTTCTTCtttgtgtcgagtgcgggtgagaACGAACAGAAGACTTGGCCTTAACgggccaaacaagctcagcgACAGGTGACTTTTCCGGCTCTTGGGGCTTAGGTGCCCGGCTATATTTATGCCGGTTTTCTGCACTAGACGGACCATAGGTGGCTTTCGGTGCTCCGAACGGTCCGACTTGTGTAGTCGGATGGTCTGCGAAGGGACAGGACGGTCCGGTACTATACCCGGACTGTCCAGTCATGCCGAGCAAGCCTTTTGGTGGGCTCTGTGTGACTCCAGACTGCCCGACGTAAGGTGTCGGATGGTCCGATGGGGAGCAGGACGGTCTGAGATCGTGCTCGGACTGTCCGGCCGTGCTGAGAGCCGATCCACcgcatattgaagatgccagcagCAGTTGCCTCAGATACAAGTTCGTCGGCATACCATAATATGGCTGGGACTGAGAAAACCCATTAGTTGTCGATATGTTTGGCGTAGTTGTTTCGGTGCCCAATTCTCGTAGCAAAGAATTGGACGTACATATTTTTCTAACTTAAGCCTTAATTCCTCTATATATTCGTCCACACTTTTAATCCTATTGTCACATAAAGAATTTTTAGGAGATTGAATAACATTGGATGTCATGGTGTTATTTACAATGGGGTGTTGCACGAAATGTTTCAGGGAAATAGGTCCCCAGCGATGCCCTCTACGGCGACGCGGACGATCCGCGACtctgggtcggacggtccgcgaccaggcGCAGGAGCAGCACCTTCTCGACATCGCACCGGACGTTCTACGATGGCGCAGGATCGTCTTCCTCCTCAAAGGAACCTAGTTCTCGCCTCCGGGGGAAAGATCTTAGGGTGCTTCGGGTCGACAGGTCACTCGTGACGTtcttagacgacgtagagtcgcctaggaattaatagatcaattcgaggaagagatctcttggattgacaactagatcttgcccccaaAGGAGGGGTACGATACTATGGTCGTCTTGGGCTCGGCAGACCACACAAAACGGATCTAGACGGCGTGTAGTCGAATATGGGTGTAGCTGGATATGCTGAAAGCTAGAACTAAGGATATGCTACATCTACTCATATGACATGAATGATAAAGGAATGATAATAAAGTAAAtgattcgattggaatgtgtttggGGTTAttaatcggccgtaccccttcaTATGTATAGGGGAGGTCTAAACCCGTGCCTAGGCAAAAGCTAACAAATATCACGTGATTAGATAGATAACCACACACAAGATAATGATAATCACTTGAGTTAATCTGATCACGGGGGACACGGACCGTCCGCCATTTTTGGTGTTCAACATTATTCCATAAGAAACGCATAATCATGCGAAGTGAAGTTAACACCTCAATTAGCttgatttgttttttttttcGAACTGAACTCCATGAGAAATGTTTTCATGGAGTAACTTGTTAACCGTATACAAAAAATGAATCATCGAATAAACACTCAAACGTAGGAGATTACATAACACTTATTGATATAATAACATTACAATACCGAAAGTACAACCAACCAGATACATATGTAAACGAGCATCATCTCATACACACAGAGAGAACAGATCAGCAGCAATAATCATGTGTTGTTGAGACGCAGCCAATTCTTCTTGTCTCGTTTGCCGACCAGCCCCGGCTCTGTCTGCCTCGTATGGTTGGCGGGGGCAATCATTCATCACTCATCAGTAGCGGAGCATATGCGGGGCGCCGATGGGCATGGCGGCGGCCGGGTAGCAGGGCAACTGCCAGGGGCGGAGCAGCGggtcgtccgccggcggcacctccTCCTGGATGTCCATGGCGACGCCGCTGAACTCCTCGACGACGCGGAGCACCTCGTTGACGGAGCGGAGGCGGGCGCCGAGTTCGGCGGCGCGAGCGCGGAGCACGGCGTTCTCCTGCTCGACGCGCGCGTTCTGCGACGCGACGTCGGCGGCGCGGGCCGCCACGCGCGCGTTCTCGGCCTGCAGGAGCGCCGCCTCCTGGGCCAGCTCGTCCAGGTGCTGCTGCTTCCGCAGCCGCGACCGCCGCGCCGACTCGCGGTTCGACAGCCGCCGCTTCTCGCGCCGGCGCGTGTCCGCCGCCGAGTCGCCGTCCGACCCGGACGTCCTCCCCGCCGGcgacagcgacgacgacgacatcAAGACACGGTCTTTTTTCCCCCGGTCGGTCTGGCTACTTTACCTCCAACAAAATTCCTCTATCGCTAGCGCTAGTGTATTATTATTCGGCGGTTGTTCGGGAAGGCAAGAAAGAAGGGAGAAGCAAGAGGggacggagagagagagagagagagagagagagagagagagagagagagagagagagagagagagagagagagagagagagagagagagagggcacgGGGAATGGCGGATCCGGGGGAGGGCAAGTTACGAGATCACATAAAACCAGTAGAGGAAGACGACCGAGAAGGAGTGGAGGAAGCAGGAGCGGCGCAGGTGAGTGGCGATCTTCATAAAGCTCAGAGATTTCGCATCAATATGCTGCTGCTTCTTCTCAGCCAAACCATGGCCGGCGAGAACGAAACCTCCCTCCAGCGCAAGGAACCCCGGAGAACCCCAACGCAGAGGTTTGTTTGGATCTCTGGCTCCGGGAGAGCAGCAGTTCCTGGACTGGCGAACCGGGCAGAGCTTCGGTCCTGGGAGGCTGGCCTGCTCGACCTCTGGCGGAGAAACGAGCTGAAATCTCGACAAGCTCGTGCTGGCTGCGGGGAAGAAGGCGAGCCACTCCAATCGGAGGCGGAGAAGAGGGAAGGGGGAGGGGATCAGGCCGAGCGGGGAGGTGTATTTAATGCCGGGACGAGGGCATCTTTGTAATTCTCTTGTCATGGCAGAATGGCTCCCATGAAATGCTGATGGGAGCAAGGTGAAGGGAATCTGTCTTGCGTGTCTGTCAGTGACCCTTGTGGGACTCCGTGGGTTGTTCCTGCTCGTGCATCGTGCGGCCGAATTGCTGGGTACACCCTTACTATGTGCGGCTGCTGATGGATTAGTGGGACACCGGGGATCTCGTGGTTTTAGACGGCGTGGTTGATTGGAATTGGACCGTAACATGGTATTTATTATCTTGTGTTTGTTGCAATGTGATGTGTTATGTACTCTCACGAGATGTACATACTTTCTAAGGGTGGGTATAGATATGGTAATAGGTCAGGTGGAACAAAAACCTGTTCACGGTCGGATAGGTATCCGTCGGTGCAATTCCAAAATCGCACCTAAATTCGTTGGGTTTCGAGTCAACTGTATGTTTTTACTTAGTGTACACTTAAACAATAATTAGGCTATAAATAATTATATCTACGGATTTTAAGCCTTCACATGTTAAGCGGCAACAAAATATTTCATGAATCATTAGCCAAGTTACTTAATCAAAATAATTATCATTATATCTTAATTATTTTTTAACATAATAAAGAATATGTTTAATTTTGGGTTGGGTACAGGTCACTCGCGGGTTGAAATAGAAACACATACTCTCATCCGTGAAACTTCGGGTCGGGTGACGGATGCACCCATGGGTCAAAATCTTCGCATGTATACGAATGTATCCGTGCCTGTCACTCTTCTAAACTTTaggactaaattttagtctttataaagaacattaaatagtgttgtcgg
This genomic window contains:
- the LOC107275238 gene encoding uncharacterized protein LOC107275238, which translates into the protein MSSSSLSPAGRTSGSDGDSAADTRRREKRRLSNRESARRSRLRKQQHLDELAQEAALLQAENARVAARAADVASQNARVEQENAVLRARAAELGARLRSVNEVLRVVEEFSGVAMDIQEEVPPADDPLLRPWQLPCYPAAAMPIGAPHMLRY